The following is a genomic window from Saprospiraceae bacterium.
TTTTACTACAAAACTGATATCCCTTATCCTGGAGATATGTTTTATTTCTTTTTTATAGTCTGCCACTAAAGCATCTTTCACGGGAGCAGGCACAGTACTACCAAAATTTGTCTCTTCGGCTCTATTTACTTTGAGATAATACTTGTAGATATCATCAATATTTTGGTGTACATGATTGTAAGTAAACTCCTGATAACTAGTCAGAAAAAGAAGTAAGCTTGCCGCAAAAGCCAGTGAAAGGCCTACAAGATTGATCAATGAAAAAGTCTTATGTTTCCAAAGATTCCTAAGTGAGATGTTGAAATAGTTACGGAGCATGATTTTTGACGGAGACCGGATTCCGAAACACCGGAAAACGGATATTATCCCCATTTTATATTATTAAAAATTTTCTTTTCTTATTCTAATTAATTTTGAAAGCTCTAACGGAGACCGGATTTTGCGGAGGTCGGAACCCGGATGTACAACAAATTCCATTTTCCAAATTCCATTTTCCATTTTCCGTCCTCCTTTCTCCATTCTCCTATTTCCTTTCTCCTTCACTCCGTTTTCAAACTTTTCACCGGATTCATAAGTGCCGCTTTGATGGCTTGATAACTGACAGTAAAAAATGCTATTGTAAATGTCAATATGCCAGCCCAAACAAATACCAGCAGATTTATATTTATTCTGAATGGGTATTTTTGTAACCATTGCTCCATAATCCAATAAGCAAGCGGACTCGCAATTACTATAGCAATAAGAATAGGGGCAATAAAATCTTTGGACATCAGAAAAATGATTTGTTGGATGTCAGCCCCTAAAACTTTACGAATGCCAATTTCTTTGATCTTATTTTGTGCAAGAGAAGTGACCAAACCAAACAGCCCCAAACATGTAATGAAAATAGTCAGAAAAGTAAACCACTTCGCCATAGCAGACAACCTTGCTACGTTTGTAAATTTCTGATTGTATTCTTCTTCCACAAAACTATATTCAAACGGGTAGTTGGGGTTGTATTTTCTAAAAATCACTTCTGCTTTTGCCAAGTTTTCTTTAATGGGTTTTGTAGAATTGTATTTAACATGAACAGCATTAAACATACTCATTTTGGGACCAGCAATTGTCACAGCACTGATTTCTTGAAAAGGCGATTGCATTATAAAATCTTTAACCACACCTATGACATAAAACTCCCAGCCGCCATCTGTAATTTTCTCCCCAATTGGGTTTTTAAAACCCATCATTTTTTTCATGGTTTCGTTAATTATAATTCCTGAAGAGTCAGTCGGATAGGCTTTTAAATCAAAATCTCTACCATCTATGATTTCCAACCCAAGCGTTGTTGCTATTTTATCGTCACCTCCAAATCGGTCTACATTTCGGTGGTCATCATCAGCTTTGCCTCGCCATTGCATTCCGCCAGTATTGCTCCATGTTTCGGTGATGGGTGAAAAAGTTTTGACCACCGAAACAGCAATATCATTTTTGATTAACGCTTCTTTAATCACATTGAAATTTTTATCAATATCCCCTTCCATTGCATGAAAAATAAGATTCTCTTTGTTATAACCCACTTTTCGTTTTTGAGCTTGATCTAATTGCTTTGTGATAATAATTGTACACGAAATGAGCAAAACACAAAAAACAAACTGAAAAACAACCAGTACTTTTCTAGGTGTGAGAGTCGAAGGAATATTGATATAACTACCTTTTAACACCTTCAACGGATTGAAACTCGATAGATACAATGCAGGATATGATCCTGCTACCAAACCGGCGGCTACAATGAAGGTAAAAGTGTAAACTAGCCAATGTACATCTAACCAATTAATGATTATTTTTGAATCAATAAGTTCATTAAACTTAGGTAGACTAAGAGTGGTGATGAACATTGCCAAAATAGCTGCTAATACTGCTGTTAAGAATGATTCTGTATAAAATTGTTTTATCAATGAGAGACGATTGGCTCCTGCAGATTTTCTAATTCCTACTTCTTTGGCGCGTTTGTCACCACGCGCTGTACTAAGATTTATAAAATTGATACAAGCAATCAATAATATCAAAAGTGCTATTACCGTAAAGTTTCGGACAGTTTCGATTTTTCCGCCTTCTTCTATGCCGTTTTTAAAACTCCCATAAAGGCGTAGTTTGGCAAAAGGGTAAATAAATGTTTCCCAGTTAGCTGTCTCTTGATCATAATTCTTTCGTAAATGCTTGACTTTTTCGTTAAATGCTACATAATCGACATTTTTTTCGAGCAAAACATAGGTTGTTGTGGAGTTATTACCCCAAAATAAGCTTTCTATATTATGTGCTACTTTAAAACGCCAAGGAACTAAGCAATCAAATTTAAACTGAGTGTTTGTTGGCAAATTATCTAAAACACCCGTTACCATAAAATCAGACTCATTGTGAAGCTTGACGATTTGACCTATCGGATCTTTGTTACCAAATAGTTTCTGAGCAAAGTCCTTGGTGACAACTATATTATTGACACCATTTAAACAAGTCTTTGGATCACCTTTGAGCAGCGGGAAGGTGAAAACATCTAAAAACGTGGAATCAACAACCTGAACAGTACCTTTCAATTTGGTTTCTTTAAATTGCATTAAAGCCTTATCAGGCCAATCTGTTCTAACCATTTTTTCTATCTCTGGATAGTCTTTTTGCAACATCACACCCATGATTTGTGGCGTAACGTTCCAGCAATTAGTTTCTCCTTTGTCAGTAACTCTGTTCCAAGCCTGAAAGATTCGGTCTTTATTTTGATGCGTATTTTCAAAGCTTTTCTCGTCATTGACCCAAAGTAAAATGAGTGCCGAAGCAGCAAAACCAATTGTTAAACCCAAGATGTTAATGAGCGAATATACCCAGTTTTTTTGCAGATTTCGCCAAGAGATTTTTAGATTATTTAGAAACATGACTTAGTGATATTTTAGACAGTTAAAATATTTAATAAATTGTTTACAAGCATTTTTAGAAGCAAAGTTGATTTGCCAATAAGCTCTTTTAAAAGCAGGATCATTAACATCGGTTATAGCAGTGCCTTTTTGAAGGAAAAACTCCACACTATTGTCAGAACCTAATTTTATGTGTGTATTCTCACTTATTGGAAAAACATGATTATTGATTTGCAAAGCAGGTTTATTTTTGAGATATTCAATTTTTATGTTTTCTTCCGATTTTTTTTCAATTAGTAAACTTCGGATTTTGGAGAGTGAAGCATCCAAACTACAATTTTGAGCCATGATAAGCTGAGAAAAACCAAAAAATATTACGTTAAATATAATGAATACTCTCATAATTCACTCCGTTTTCAAACTCTTCACAGGATTCATCAATGCCGCTTTGATAGCTTGATAACTTACTGTCATTATAGTGATCGCTAATGCACCAGTACCAGCAGTTACAAAAACCCACCAACTGATTTCAGTTCTATAAGAATATTTTTGCAACCATTCATGCATAAAATAATGAGCAATTGGCGCAGCGATTAGGCAAGAAATAATGACCAAAATCACGAAATCTTTTGATAATAATTGCCACAAATTGGCTATCGAAGCACCTAGGACTTTACGGATACCAATTTCTTTGGTGCGTTGTTCCGCTACAAAGCTAGCAAGCCCGAATAGTCCTAAACATGATATAAAAAGGGATAGAATAGCAAAAAAACTTATCAAACTGGACATCCTTTTTTCTCTAAAAAACTTTTCATTAAAGCGTTCGTCGGCAAAAAGATAATTAAAGTTGCCCGCTGGGTCGTAAGTTTTTAATACTTTTTCCATCTTAGCGATTGATTCTGAAGGGCTTATCTCAGGCTTTAACTTTATGGTTATGAAAGGAGCATTGGCTTTTATAACTTCAAAAACGGTGGGACGAACAGGGTCAAAGGGTGAATCCATGACAATGTTTTGCACCACACCAACTACCGTAAGAGGCTTGCCATTTTTCCTAATCAACTGATCGACAGGATTTTTCAAGCCCATCATTTTTACGGCTGCTTCGTTCAAAATCACTGCGTTTGAATCACTCGAAAAAGCCCTTGAAAAATCTCGGCCCTCAATGACTTTCCAATCTATGGTTTTTCCGAATTCGGGCGTTACATTTAAAGAAACCAGATCTTCAGCATTGGAGTTTTTCTCTGGCCAACTGTAGGCACTCGAATAATGCCATGATTCTGACATTGGGCTATTGATTTCGGCCATTTCTACGATAGCTCCAGAGTTGAGCAAATCTTGTCGCATGGCATAAAAATGACCTCTTAAATCTTCATTATTTTTGCGTATTTGCACCAAGCCTTTAGTATCATAGCCCAATGGTCGATTTTTAGTAAACTGAATTTGTTTATAGATGATTGTCGTCGAAATTATCAAAACAATGGAGATACTAAACTGAAAAACCACAAGTCCTTTTCTTGAAAACAACTCAAATGAGCTACTTTGAATTTTACCTTTTAACACCTTAACAGGCTGAAAAGAAGAAAGGTATAATGCTGGATAGCTTCCTGCAAATAGTATCAAAAAACCAGAAAACAAAACAATTTCAGACCAAAAAGCTGGATTTCCCCACGGAAATTCGATTTTCTTTTCGGCCAGTTCGTTGAATAACGGTAAGGCTATTTGAGCCAAAACAATTGCTAGCAAAGTACTTAGGAATATAGTCAGAAACGTTTCAGCATAAAATTGCCCAATAATTTGACCTCTGCCCGAGCCTATGGCTTTTCTCACTCCAATTTCTTTGGCACGTTTTTCTGACCGTGCTGTACTCAAATTCATGAAGTTAATGGCTGCCAAAAGTATTGTCAGAATGCCAATTAAGCCAAAAATCAAGATATTATCTTTTCCAGTAGAAACCGGCAAACCATTTTTGTACTCGGGATATAAATGCCAAGTATCCATCGGATACAAAAACAAAGCTGGCTTTGAAGGGTCTTTGGTAACTTTATAGATTTCGTCTTTTATCAATGTCGATGCCTGTTCTGCCGAAACATTTTTTGCCAATTTTACATATATTGGAAAAGAATTTTCGTCCCAAAGTTTTTTTGCACTTAACCAATCTTCCTTTTGCAAGTAAGAATCCATCGACGAAAAAAACGATGTGCTGCGATAAGTTGAATTTTGTGGCAATGATTTGAACACACCTACAATTTTAAATGGCGTATTTTTATCGAGATGAACGGTTTGATTTAGCGCACTTTTATTCTCAAAAAGAGCATCTTTTGTTTTGTCAGAAATAAGAATTTCAAAAGGTGCTAAGGGGAAGATTGGCGAGCCTTCCAAGATTTGCAAATCAAGGATTTTTTCTCCACCAGTTTCCATAAACAAACCTCGTTTTATGATGGTTTTATCGTTAACTGTCAAGCTTTTTTCACCACCGTAACTCGACGCCACAACTTCTTCAAAATAATTTCCGTAAGATTCTCTCAATTTAGCAGCAAGTGGAATCGACATAGATTGCTCGGTAATGATATTGCCATTGAAACTGCGGTTTTTCTGCAACATTGATATCCTATCATGCTCTTTATGATATTTATCAAAGTTAAGCTCATCCAAAACCCAAAGCCCAATAAGAATAGCCACCGCCATCCCAAAAGCAAGTCCTCCAATGTTGATAAGAGTATAAACTTTGTTATTTACAAGGTTTCGCCAAGCGATTTTGAAATAATTATGGAGCATGGTATTAGGTGTCAGGGTTTAAGGATTGTCTATTTGTCATTAGGTTGTTCGTTTATTCGTCATTCTGATTGTTCGTCATTCGTCTTACTCCGTTTTTAAACTTTTCACTGGATTCATTATAGCTGCTTTTATAGACTGGTAACTGACCGCTAAAACAGTAATAGATAAAGCGCAAATCCCAACAATTACAAATACCCACCACTGTATATCAATACGGTACACAAAGTCAGACAACCATTTATCCAAAAAGTATTTTCCCAATGGAAATGCAATCACCATCGCTATAAATACCAAAATGATGAAGTCCTTAGATATTAATGAAGCAAGATTATACAAATTTGCTCCTAATATTTTTCGTATTCCTATTTCTTTAGTTTTTTGTTCAGCTACAAAAGCTACTAGACCTAAAATACCCAAACAAGCTATCAAAATAGAAAGAATAGAAGCCACCCGGTATAAGAAACCAAGTTGAGTCTCAGACTTGTAATAACTTTGCATTGTTTCTTCATAAAACTTTCCTTCAAAGACTACTTCTGGATAAACTTCATTAAATATTTTTTCTACTTTTTGTACAGTAGATGGAATATTATTGGAAGCAAGTTTAACGGCTCCATGCCAATAGTATTTGGGACCTTTTGTCATCAATAAAGGAGCTATTTCTTCCTTGGTTGAAGCTACATGAAAATCTTTAACGACCGCTATGACAGGATGCGGATCCCATCCACCCACCTGGATATTTCTACCAATAATTTCTTCTGGATTTTTGATGCCTAATTTCTTTACAGCTGTCTCATTCACCACCAACTTACGCAAAGTATCTTGCTCTTCGTACACCTTGCCTGCTACAACTTCAATTCCAAAAGTTTCAAAATAATCTGCGTCTATGAGTTTTAAATTAAGATTATAGGCTTCATCTTTTGGCCTACCGTCAAAGCTAAAATTAACTTCCCATTCATTATCTGAAGAAGGAGCATCATTGCCAAAAGTAGTAGATTTCACTTCATTTAGTTCTTTTAATTTTGCTTTAAAAGTTGCATTTCTATCTTTATACTCCGTATCCATTCCAAAAGTATAGACTCCCTCTTTCTTAAATCCTGTATCTATATTGTGAACATATTCCATCTGTTGATAATTTACAATAGTACCTACCATCATGAGCAATGCCACCACAAATTGAAAAACAATTAAGCTTTTTCGCAATGATATATTACTTCCTAAAGATGGACTGACTGCATTTTTGAGAGATTGAAGTGGCTTAAAGGATGATAAGACTATGGCTGGATAGAATCCTGAAAGTAACGTTACAAAAATTAACAACAAACCAATAAATGCCCATAACCTTAAATTAGTAAATGGGTTGTGTTCTAATGGAAAGTCAAAAGTTTTATTAATTAATGGAAGACTAATCGAAGATATCAAAAGGCCAATGAGAATTGAAAATAAAACCACTACAAATGTCTCTGTCATGAATTGGCCAACTAATTGATACCTTTGACTCCCTAGTGTTTTTCTAACTCCTACTTCTTTTGATCTCTTACTTGCTATTGCCGTGGCAATATTGATAAAATTAATACATGCGATAAACAAAATAAGTAATCCTACTAACCCTATACTGTAAATCTTTGTTTTTGAGATGGTTCTACCCTTATAATTACCAAATCGATCGTCAAAATGAAAAGTACCAATTGAGCCTAAAGTATGAACCTTTGTGTCATTAGATTTTTTAGGGTCAAAATGTTTGGTAGTAAAATCTGCCAATAATTGGTTGGCTTTACTTACGGAAAAATTATTAGGTAATTCAATAAATATCTTATCCATACTGCTGGTACTACCCCAATTGTCAAATTCTCCAAAACCCCAATTGCCAGGATCAGCTCTTTTTGTTGCATAGGAGAATATAATATCCATCGGAAAATCTGTATTGAGTGGCGGATTTTCTAAGATTCCTCCCACCTTCATTGTTGTTAAGTTATTCACCTTTATATACTGACCAACAGCTTTGGATACATCATCAAAATACTTCTCAGCATATTTTTCACTTAGCACCACCACTTTAGGCTCATTAAGAACTTCTGGCTTTCCAATTTTCCATTTAAAATCAAATACCTCAAAGAACTCTGGTCCCACGCATAGACCTTGATTCTTTTCGTTATATTTTTTTGAAAAGTTATTACTATTAGGATCTTGCCCAATTATTGTTATTTGTGGCTCAATTGTACCACATACTGGAATGACATTTTTAAATTGAGAAATCTCTGATTTGATTCCGTCTATCATAGCAAGACTAGTTCCTGAAGTGTAGTGAATTTCGCCATCTTCTGTGGTCACCTCTCTCTCTATCAAATAGATATTATCTTTCTTACTGTGAAAAGTATCAAAACTCAACTCAAAGTAAATCAAGCTAAATATTAAAATAGACGAAGCAATCCCAACTGCTAAACCGATTACATTTATTGCAGTATAGCCTTTATTTTTTTGAATGTTTCTCCAGGCGATTTTGATGTTGTTTGTGAGCATGATTTTTAAAGATTTGCACTATTAGTTGTTAGCTATTAGCTGATTATTAAATAATTTGGTTTCTTGAGCTTAAAAGCTAAATGCTGATAGCTTTTGGCTAACAGCTTTACTCCGTTTTCAAACTTTTCACAGGATTCATCAATGCGGCTTTGATAGCTTGATAGCTCATCGATAATATTGAAAAAATAAAAGCAATGATTCCCGTTACAGCAAAATGCCACCATGAAATATCTATTCTGTATGGAAAATTGCCTAACCATTTTTCAATAAAATAATAAGCTACAGGAGAAGCTATGATCAATGCAATGGCTATTAAGACTACAAAATCTTTGGATAGTAAATGGATAATGCTTGGAATAGAAGCACCAAGGACCTTTCTTACTCCTATTTCTTTGGTCCGCGATTCAACGGTAAAAGTAGCTAAGCCAAAAAGCCCCAGACATGCTATAAAAATTGCCCAAATAGCAGCAATCGAAAACAAAGACCCATATTGCTGTTCAATGGCATAAGACTTATTAAAATTTTCATCTATAAACGCATATTCAAAAGGATTGCCCTGAAAGTATTGTTTGTAAAGGCTTTCCAATGAGCCGATTTTATCACTCATATTTTCAGGAGTCAATCGTACAGTGATATATTCTGATGATGCTTGTGGATAGAATATGATAGGATCAATTTTATTTTTCAAACTCAGGTGATTATAATCTTTGATCACACCAATGACATCCAAATATCGTTCATCCCATTTTATTTTTGTTCTTACGGCGTCTTCAGATGATACAAACCCCAATTCTCTTACCGCCGTTTCATTTAATATTACTTTGCTATTGTCATTCCATTCTACATTACATTCAGCATTGGTAAAATTTCTTCCTGCTACTAATTTTATGCCATAAGTATCAAAATACCTTTCACCTACGATGCTGAAGGCATACGCTTTTGTCTCATCACCAGCCTTAGAGCCGGGTTGTGTAAAACCACCGGTTCTGAAATTATATCCTTTACTCGGCACACTGCCTGAACCGGCAAAATCTTTGACAAAACTCTGTCTTTCGAGCTCATTAAAAAAAGCAGTTTTTCTTTGTGTATAGGTACTGTCTTTACCTATTTCAGGGCCATTTATGACCAGTAATTGATTAATATCCAGCCCTTTGTCTCGATTTTTCATGTATTGCAACTGACTATAGATCAATACGGTCGCTAATACCAATGCTATAGAAATTCCAAACTGTGAGACTACCAATGATTTTCTTAGGAAAACACCACCTGAAGATTTTGCCATCTTACCTTTTAGTGTTTTTATAGGATTGAATTTTGATAAAAGAAAAGCCGTATATGTTCCAACTGCCAAAGAACCAATGAGCATGACTCCTAGACTCATCACCCACAACGGTGAAGCAGCTAAATGCATAATTGTTAGAGATTTCCCCATTAAATCATTAAATAACGGTTGAATCGATATGATAATAATACCTGCTAAAACAACGGAACAAAGATTTACAAAAATGGATTCACACAGAAACTGATAAACCAGATTGCTTTGTGTAGCTCCTATCACCTTGCGCACACCAACCTCACTTGCACGTTTCATGGCATTAGCGGTACTAAGATTGATGTAATTGAACCATGCAATCAACAATATCAAAAAAGCTATACCCATCAGCATATAAACATATTTTACATCACCGGAATGCGGAAATTTGTCATCAAAAGTAGCTCCCAAATGGACTTCTGAAAATGGCTGAAGTCTGAATATAGCGCCATCACTATCTTGATCAAACTCCTTCCTCAGTGCATTTAATTTGTCTTCTACTTTGGAGTAATCAGCGTTTTCATTTAATGAAAAGTAAGTATCTATGTATTGAGATCCCAGATTGTCTAACTCAGCCCAATCATTACCATTTAAGTTTGCAGGATTTTTAAGGGTTTGTAAAGAGAAAAACATATCGTAATTGATACTTGAGTTTTCGCCTATGTTTTTAAAAATACCACCTACTGTATAATTCTGCGTTCCAAATTGATTGCTGAGTATTAAAATCTTCCCTATAGAGTTTTCATTTCCAAAATATTTATTGGCGTGATTTTCTGATATGAATACAACATTGGGTTTGTCAAAATCTTCAGGTCTTCCGGCTGCAAGTGCAAATGAGAAAAAAGTAAAAAAATTGCCTTCAGCATAACTCACTCTTTCTTCTTTAAAGGATGTGTTTTTGTTATTGGATTTCACTACTCCTTTGCCGTTGCCGTCATCAAAACGGCAAAATTCTTTGATTTCTGGAATTCTCTTTTTAACCAAGTCTGCCCATCCCGGTGCATGCTCTTTCCACATATCACCTTTGGGACTTTCATTGAGAAGTCGATAAGTCTTATCTATTTGTGTATGGAACTTATCCACTGATTTTTCCAGACTTACATATTGCAGTATAAGTATAAAAGCTGCCATACCCATAGCCAAGCCACCGATATTTACCAGCGAATACACCTTGTTTTTCCAAAGGTTTCTATATGCTATTTTGAAGTAATTAGTGAGCATTTTTATTAAGCTTTGAGCTTCTAGCCATTAGCTATTAGTTGATGAATACAAAGAAAAAGATTTCTAACAGCCGATAGCTAATTTCTATATTACACATGAAAATTCTCCGTCACAATCTTACCATCAAATAGATTGATAATCCTATGCGAAAATCCTGCATCATACGGTGAGTGCGTTACCATAGCAATCGTCGTTCCTTCATTATTGAGTTCCTGAAGGAGTTTCATCACCTCCTCACCGTTTTTGGAGTCGAGATTTCCTGTAGGTTCGTCGGCAAGGATCAATTTCGGTTTCGCTACGACTGCTCTTGCTATGGCAACTCTTTGTTGCTGACCACCTGACAATTGCTGAGGAAAGTGATTACGCCTATGCATCATACTCATACGCTCCAGAGCAGCTTCAACTTTAATTTTGCGTTCAGCTGTTGGTATTTTCAAATATAAAAGGGGCAATTCTACATTTTCAAACACTGACAGTTCGTCTATCAAATTAAACGATTGGAATATAAAGCCGATATTGCCTTTTCGGTGCTGCGCTCTTTGACGTTCGCTCATTTTGGCAACTTCGGTACCATAAAAATCATAAGATCCTTCAGACGGATTGTCAAGCAAACCCAGGATATTTAATAGTGTAGATTTGCCGCATCCTGAAGGTCCCATGATAGCGACGAATTCACCGTCTTTGATTTCCATATCGATACCATTCAGCGCTGTGGTTTCCACTTCTTCGGTGGTAAATATTTTTTGAAGATTTTGTACTGAGATCATATTTTTATAATTGTTTTATGAATTTATAATTTAATTTGGAGCGTGGAGAAAGGAACTAGGAACTAGGATATCGCCTAAGTTTTCTTAATCCACATTATTCTTTAAAAAATGGTATAAATTTTGAATTATCATGAAAAAAATATTTTAAAATGTCAAAAATTGAGTCATTTGAAGATTTACATGTCTATCAATCAGGCCTATCTATGGCAATAGATTTGTATAAAAAATTAGCAAATTGCAAAGAATATTCACTTAAAGATCAAATTTGCCGATCTGGTGTTTCTATTCCATCAAACATTGCCGAAGGTTTCGAACGTGATTACAACAAAGATTTCATCCGTTTTCTCAGAATTTCAAAAGGGTCATCTGGCGAATTGAGAACCCAAATTTACATTGCTGAAGCCATCGGAATCATCGACCCTGAAACAGCAAAGGACATCATAGCAAAATGCCGCCATATCTCTGCCATGCTTGGAAGTCTAATCAGAACAAGACAGGAAAAATTTAAATAATTTCTTTTCCATTCTCCTCGTTCCATTTTCTCAGTTTCATTCCCTTCGTTCCTTGTTCCTTTCTCCTTGCTCCATTTTACCCGTTTCCTTATTCCATTCTCCTCGTTCCATTTTCCAAGCTCCATTTTCCAAGCTCCATTCTCCTCGCTCCATTCTTCTCGTTCCATTCTCCTTAATTCCCAATCTCCAACACCTCCTTATCTCCATAATTACCATAAGAACTCGTAATCACTTTATCTCCTACCTTCAAACCATCGAGTACTTCATAATAATTTGGGTTCTTTCGACCGAGAGAAATTTTGCGTTTGACAGCACGTTTGCCATCTGATTCTACTACATATACCCAATTACCACCTGTATCTGAGAAAAATCCTCCGACAGGCAGTAAGATAGCTTTTTGAGATTGGCCAAGTTCCAGTCTGACAGGTGATGATTGACCTCTGCGAATACCATCCGGTGCGCTTTTGGCGAAAGTCATATCGACGGCAAACCGACCGTTGTTAACTTCAGGGTACACCTTGAAAATTTCCATTTCGTATTTGCCACCATTAAACTCAAAGCTTGCTTTCAAGCCGGTAAATATTCTTGAAATATAATGCTCATCTATACCAGCTCTTAGCTTAAAGCCATTCATATCGTCTATCTGACCAATATTTTGACCTTGATTGATATTAGAACCGATCTCTACATTGATCGCGGACAATAGTCCTGTCACAGGTGCTTTCACTACTAGGTTTTCAAGTGTCTGTCGCCATAGATCTACGTTTTTCTGAGTTCGAGCCAGAGTACCTTCCAGTTGTTTGATTTGTAGCTCAGCATTTTCTTGTTGATATTTCTGAGATTCAATTTCGATTTGACGTTGTTTTACGAGACGATCATATTCTCTTTTGGTTCTTTGGTAATCTAGGTCTGAGACCATATTGGATGATTTGAGTTTTTCGTTTCTGTCCAGCACATCTTTTGCTTGAGCAGTCTGAAAATCTAGGTCACTTAATGTTTTCTGAAGATTGAATCGCTCAACTTTGAGTCTTTGTCTCGTATTTTGCAGATCAT
Proteins encoded in this region:
- a CDS encoding ABC transporter permease, producing MFLNNLKISWRNLQKNWVYSLINILGLTIGFAASALILLWVNDEKSFENTHQNKDRIFQAWNRVTDKGETNCWNVTPQIMGVMLQKDYPEIEKMVRTDWPDKALMQFKETKLKGTVQVVDSTFLDVFTFPLLKGDPKTCLNGVNNIVVTKDFAQKLFGNKDPIGQIVKLHNESDFMVTGVLDNLPTNTQFKFDCLVPWRFKVAHNIESLFWGNNSTTTYVLLEKNVDYVAFNEKVKHLRKNYDQETANWETFIYPFAKLRLYGSFKNGIEEGGKIETVRNFTVIALLILLIACINFINLSTARGDKRAKEVGIRKSAGANRLSLIKQFYTESFLTAVLAAILAMFITTLSLPKFNELIDSKIIINWLDVHWLVYTFTFIVAAGLVAGSYPALYLSSFNPLKVLKGSYINIPSTLTPRKVLVVFQFVFCVLLISCTIIITKQLDQAQKRKVGYNKENLIFHAMEGDIDKNFNVIKEALIKNDIAVSVVKTFSPITETWSNTGGMQWRGKADDDHRNVDRFGGDDKIATTLGLEIIDGRDFDLKAYPTDSSGIIINETMKKMMGFKNPIGEKITDGGWEFYVIGVVKDFIMQSPFQEISAVTIAGPKMSMFNAVHVKYNSTKPIKENLAKAEVIFRKYNPNYPFEYSFVEEEYNQKFTNVARLSAMAKWFTFLTIFITCLGLFGLVTSLAQNKIKEIGIRKVLGADIQQIIFLMSKDFIAPILIAIVIASPLAYWIMEQWLQKYPFRININLLVFVWAGILTFTIAFFTVSYQAIKAALMNPVKSLKTE
- a CDS encoding ABC transporter permease; this translates as MLHNYFKIAWRNLVNNKVYTLINIGGLAFGMAVAILIGLWVLDELNFDKYHKEHDRISMLQKNRSFNGNIITEQSMSIPLAAKLRESYGNYFEEVVASSYGGEKSLTVNDKTIIKRGLFMETGGEKILDLQILEGSPIFPLAPFEILISDKTKDALFENKSALNQTVHLDKNTPFKIVGVFKSLPQNSTYRSTSFFSSMDSYLQKEDWLSAKKLWDENSFPIYVKLAKNVSAEQASTLIKDEIYKVTKDPSKPALFLYPMDTWHLYPEYKNGLPVSTGKDNILIFGLIGILTILLAAINFMNLSTARSEKRAKEIGVRKAIGSGRGQIIGQFYAETFLTIFLSTLLAIVLAQIALPLFNELAEKKIEFPWGNPAFWSEIVLFSGFLILFAGSYPALYLSSFQPVKVLKGKIQSSSFELFSRKGLVVFQFSISIVLIISTTIIYKQIQFTKNRPLGYDTKGLVQIRKNNEDLRGHFYAMRQDLLNSGAIVEMAEINSPMSESWHYSSAYSWPEKNSNAEDLVSLNVTPEFGKTIDWKVIEGRDFSRAFSSDSNAVILNEAAVKMMGLKNPVDQLIRKNGKPLTVVGVVQNIVMDSPFDPVRPTVFEVIKANAPFITIKLKPEISPSESIAKMEKVLKTYDPAGNFNYLFADERFNEKFFREKRMSSLISFFAILSLFISCLGLFGLASFVAEQRTKEIGIRKVLGASIANLWQLLSKDFVILVIISCLIAAPIAHYFMHEWLQKYSYRTEISWWVFVTAGTGALAITIMTVSYQAIKAALMNPVKSLKTE
- a CDS encoding ABC transporter permease; this encodes MLTNNIKIAWRNIQKNKGYTAINVIGLAVGIASSILIFSLIYFELSFDTFHSKKDNIYLIEREVTTEDGEIHYTSGTSLAMIDGIKSEISQFKNVIPVCGTIEPQITIIGQDPNSNNFSKKYNEKNQGLCVGPEFFEVFDFKWKIGKPEVLNEPKVVVLSEKYAEKYFDDVSKAVGQYIKVNNLTTMKVGGILENPPLNTDFPMDIIFSYATKRADPGNWGFGEFDNWGSTSSMDKIFIELPNNFSVSKANQLLADFTTKHFDPKKSNDTKVHTLGSIGTFHFDDRFGNYKGRTISKTKIYSIGLVGLLILFIACINFINIATAIASKRSKEVGVRKTLGSQRYQLVGQFMTETFVVVLFSILIGLLISSISLPLINKTFDFPLEHNPFTNLRLWAFIGLLLIFVTLLSGFYPAIVLSSFKPLQSLKNAVSPSLGSNISLRKSLIVFQFVVALLMMVGTIVNYQQMEYVHNIDTGFKKEGVYTFGMDTEYKDRNATFKAKLKELNEVKSTTFGNDAPSSDNEWEVNFSFDGRPKDEAYNLNLKLIDADYFETFGIEVVAGKVYEEQDTLRKLVVNETAVKKLGIKNPEEIIGRNIQVGGWDPHPVIAVVKDFHVASTKEEIAPLLMTKGPKYYWHGAVKLASNNIPSTVQKVEKIFNEVYPEVVFEGKFYEETMQSYYKSETQLGFLYRVASILSILIACLGILGLVAFVAEQKTKEIGIRKILGANLYNLASLISKDFIILVFIAMVIAFPLGKYFLDKWLSDFVYRIDIQWWVFVIVGICALSITVLAVSYQSIKAAIMNPVKSLKTE